The following proteins are encoded in a genomic region of Necator americanus strain Aroian chromosome II, whole genome shotgun sequence:
- a CDS encoding hypothetical protein (NECATOR_CHRII.G7642.T1) has product MAAATENAAFAVDPLLYNLPGFPSAIPIAATPAMSPCDSDGIAAWVTISGSAFPAMVLGGEPRVPIHLLLSRVLLTQGVSEIQAMLERLEAGRNCISSWPRGGAAVMLEMGPSLPSLQRCVGKAMRSSRLRSIPRLQAHTTQLRRAPCRFDATISSDDLNIHKSIATSEQADRLRKMDSEVSGSHDLSILNLITRSDAERICGIVRIESDPSPEAEADVDESERLSVQHHVFGTVDGWVYPSRKGGRSVRCSECKCFFTPEDFVAHSHTENRESQRTVHWGFDPSNWRLMLELAPPSLQSSMCREQWKQFIDEKTDHHQNGLEENIPTNKAKRATVDYSEEVPVKVARSMDSSEGRSETIESSCADSSNVIKARNHPSGLFGSKSVDPLVLLNETMMKEIAFKVKSLASINAQPSSSTIAQLIPLDRQPIALIPDPSTFMLVDENVKRIKSSCEKLEAIEYALKQFSPTDPTVMVALRDVRISLLQDNGVEYQRLRCAYDFLFTLFRQLSDPIGCINDPLMRAAMANLRADHISSGVTLTNGLRSASHQQVKHFGQGREGTKNSSAMIPSLATSTATADPQLLQNMFVQQLMQFTTTP; this is encoded by the exons ATGGCGGCCGCCACAGAGAATGCCGCCTTTGCTGTAGACCCTCTTCTGTATAATTTACCGGGATTTCCGTCAG CCATCCCGATAGCGGCAACTCCGGCTATGAGTCCATGTGATTCGGATGGTATCGCTGCATGGGTGACAATTAGCGG GAGCGCCTTCCCGGCTATGGTACTAGGCGGTGAACCACGAGTACCCATTCATCTACTTCTTAGTCGTGTTCTGCTCACACAAGGAGTTAGTGAAATCCAAGCTATGTTGG AACGACTTGAAGCTGGGCGCAACTGCATAAGCAGTTGgcctcgaggcggtgcggcgGTGATgctcgagatgggaccatcactACCTTCACTGCAGCGTTGTGTGGGCAAGGCGATGCGATCCTCACGGCTACGCTCCATCCCACGGCTTCAAGCGCATACCACGCAATTGCGCCGAGCTCCATGTCGATTTGACGCGACTATATCTTCAG ATGACCTGAATATACATAAATCGATAGCAACAAGCGAACAAGCGGATCGTCTACGAAAGATGGACTCAGAAGTGTCAGGATCACACGATTTGAGTATCTTGAACTTGATTACACGCTCAGATGCTGAACGAATATGCGGAATTGTGCGAATAGAAAGCGATCCTTCTCCAGAAGCTGAAGCAGACGT GGACGAATCTGAACGCCTTTCCGTTCAGCACCACGTATTTGGGACCGTGGACGGATGGGTTTATCCATCACGAAAAGGTGGACGCAGCGTGAGGTGCTCTGAGTGCAAATGCTTCTTCACACCAGAAGACTTCGTCGCCCACTCCCACACCGAAAATAGAGAGTCGCAGCG GACTGTGCACTGGGGATTTGATCCTTCAAACTGGCGTTTAATGTTGGAACTGGCACCACCGTCGTTGCAATCTAGTATGTGCAGAGAGCAGTGGAAGCAATTTATTGATGAGAAGACGGACCATCATCAGAATGgtctagaagaaaatattcctaCTAACAAGGCAAAACGTGCTACTGTGGACTACTCGGAG GAGGTTCCAGTGAAGGTTGCGCGGTCAATGGATTCTTCGGAAGGAAGGTCAGAAACAATAGAATCTTCGTGCGCTGACTCATCGAATGTGATCAAAGCACGGAATCATCCGAGTGGACTGTTTGGTTCAAAGTCAGTTGACCCACTGGTACTTCTCAACGAGACCATGATGAAGGAGATAGCTTTTAAAGTCAAG TCTTTGGCGAGTATAAACGCGCAACCATCATCATCCACCATTGCCCAGTTGATACCGCTCGACCGGCAGCCGATTGCGCTGATTCCAGACCCAAGTACTTTCATGTTGGTGGACGAGAATGTGAAGCGAATAAAGTCATCTTGTGAAAAGTTAG AAGCTATCGAATATGCGTTGAAGCAGTTTTCACCAACAGATCCAACAGTTATGGTTGCTCTTCGAGACGTACGAATATCTCTCTTGCAG GACAATGGCGTCGAGTACCAACGACTGCGATGTGCATATGACTTCCTGTTCACCTTGTTCCGGCAATTGAGCGATCCAATTGGTTGCATCAATGATCCACTAATGCGAGCAGCAATGGCTAACTTGCGAGCTGATCACATCAGTTCGGGAGTGACATTAACCAATGGCTTAAGAAGCGCATCACAC CAGCAAGTGAAACACTTTGGGCAAGGTAGAGAAGGAACAAAGAATTCATCTGCTATGATCCCATCTCTTGCAACATCAACGGCGACCGCGGATCCACAACTTCTACAGAACATGTTTGTGCAACAACTCATGCAATTCACTACGACACCATAG
- a CDS encoding hypothetical protein (NECATOR_CHRII.G7644.T2) yields MGTSASPVITYGQRISVYLHFAWRYIIPMILMVTALYGLSSETFGVELSWTTVVTSFICAMPFFHAIKEVASCWHRNGVMASLFRSADRWGPLSIQHRKMAEFDEKAARISF; encoded by the exons ATGGGTACGTCAGCCTCTCCTGTGATTACTTATGGGCAACGCATAAGCGTTTATCTCCATTTTGCTTGGCGATATATCATCCCCATGATTCTAATG GTAACTGCACTGTATGGTCTCTCTAGTGAAACTTTCGGCGTAGAGTTATCATGGACGACTGTAGTAACTTCATTCATTTGTGCAATGCCATTCTTTCATGCCATAAAAGAG GTGGCATCTTGTTGGCATAGAAATGGTGTGATGGCGAGCTTATTCCGATCAGCTGACAGATGGGGACCTCTTTCAATTCAGCACAGAAAAATGGCGGAGTTTGATGAGAAAGCAGCAAGAATTTCTTTCTAG
- a CDS encoding hypothetical protein (NECATOR_CHRII.G7645.T1): MVEKWLSHALSDGNRQRRLDICTQLLSRSRGLDWLDTIVTGDEKWVFYVNHTHNRAWCAGDEVPDPFMEGEIHERKVLLSDWWGVHGIYRFELLPDNTTVIAEVYCARLQRLADKISKEHPKLDNVRLLHDDARPHIAKKFSQKILELGWEVLHPPHRPDQAPSDYHLFRSLQHHLEEKRYDDRDHLENDLRAFFASKSPEFYAKGIRDFVRR, encoded by the coding sequence atggtggaAAAGTGGCTATCACATGCATTaagcgacggcaaccgccaaagacgcctggacatctgcactcagctgctctccagaagccgcggATTagactggctggacaccattgtcactggagatgaaaagtGGGTcttctacgtcaaccacacccacaatcgtgcgtggtgcgctggcgatgaagtgccggatcctttcatggaaggtgaaatccatgagaggAAGGTCTTGCTGAGCGactggtggggagttcatggaatctaccgttttgaactgctgccggacaacaccaCAGTTAttgccgaggtctactgcgctcgactgcaaagactggccgacaagatcagcaaggagcacccgaagctcgacaacgttcgcctgctgcacgatgacgcgcgccctcacatcgcgaagaagttttcccagaaaattctggagctcggatgggaagttctgcACCCACCGCATAGACCAGACCAGgccccgagcgactaccacctcttccgatcgcttcagcatcacctggaagagaagcgctacgatgatcgtgaccacctcgaaaatgaccttcgggctttcttcgcctcaaagtcgccggagttctacgccaaaggaatccgtgatttTGTGAGACGTTGA
- a CDS encoding hypothetical protein (NECATOR_CHRII.G7642.T2) produces MAAATENAAFAVDPLLYNLPGFPSAIPIAATPAMSPCDSDGIAAWVTISGSAFPAMVLGGEPRVPIHLLLSRVLLTQGVSEIQAMLDDLNIHKSIATSEQADRLRKMDSEVSGSHDLSILNLITRSDAERICGIVRIESDPSPEAEADVDESERLSVQHHVFGTVDGWVYPSRKGGRSVRCSECKCFFTPEDFVAHSHTENRESQRTVHWGFDPSNWRLMLELAPPSLQSSMCREQWKQFIDEKTDHHQNGLEENIPTNKAKRATVDYSEEVPVKVARSMDSSEGRSETIESSCADSSNVIKARNHPSGLFGSKSVDPLVLLNETMMKEIAFKVKSLASINAQPSSSTIAQLIPLDRQPIALIPDPSTFMLVDENVKRIKSSCEKLEAIEYALKQFSPTDPTVMVALRDVRISLLQDNGVEYQRLRCAYDFLFTLFRQLSDPIGCINDPLMRAAMANLRADHISSGVTLTNGLRSASHQQVKHFGQGREGTKNSSAMIPSLATSTATADPQLLQNMFVQQLMQFTTTP; encoded by the exons ATGGCGGCCGCCACAGAGAATGCCGCCTTTGCTGTAGACCCTCTTCTGTATAATTTACCGGGATTTCCGTCAG CCATCCCGATAGCGGCAACTCCGGCTATGAGTCCATGTGATTCGGATGGTATCGCTGCATGGGTGACAATTAGCGG GAGCGCCTTCCCGGCTATGGTACTAGGCGGTGAACCACGAGTACCCATTCATCTACTTCTTAGTCGTGTTCTGCTCACACAAGGAGTTAGTGAAATCCAAGCTATGTTGG ATGACCTGAATATACATAAATCGATAGCAACAAGCGAACAAGCGGATCGTCTACGAAAGATGGACTCAGAAGTGTCAGGATCACACGATTTGAGTATCTTGAACTTGATTACACGCTCAGATGCTGAACGAATATGCGGAATTGTGCGAATAGAAAGCGATCCTTCTCCAGAAGCTGAAGCAGACGT GGACGAATCTGAACGCCTTTCCGTTCAGCACCACGTATTTGGGACCGTGGACGGATGGGTTTATCCATCACGAAAAGGTGGACGCAGCGTGAGGTGCTCTGAGTGCAAATGCTTCTTCACACCAGAAGACTTCGTCGCCCACTCCCACACCGAAAATAGAGAGTCGCAGCG GACTGTGCACTGGGGATTTGATCCTTCAAACTGGCGTTTAATGTTGGAACTGGCACCACCGTCGTTGCAATCTAGTATGTGCAGAGAGCAGTGGAAGCAATTTATTGATGAGAAGACGGACCATCATCAGAATGgtctagaagaaaatattcctaCTAACAAGGCAAAACGTGCTACTGTGGACTACTCGGAG GAGGTTCCAGTGAAGGTTGCGCGGTCAATGGATTCTTCGGAAGGAAGGTCAGAAACAATAGAATCTTCGTGCGCTGACTCATCGAATGTGATCAAAGCACGGAATCATCCGAGTGGACTGTTTGGTTCAAAGTCAGTTGACCCACTGGTACTTCTCAACGAGACCATGATGAAGGAGATAGCTTTTAAAGTCAAG TCTTTGGCGAGTATAAACGCGCAACCATCATCATCCACCATTGCCCAGTTGATACCGCTCGACCGGCAGCCGATTGCGCTGATTCCAGACCCAAGTACTTTCATGTTGGTGGACGAGAATGTGAAGCGAATAAAGTCATCTTGTGAAAAGTTAG AAGCTATCGAATATGCGTTGAAGCAGTTTTCACCAACAGATCCAACAGTTATGGTTGCTCTTCGAGACGTACGAATATCTCTCTTGCAG GACAATGGCGTCGAGTACCAACGACTGCGATGTGCATATGACTTCCTGTTCACCTTGTTCCGGCAATTGAGCGATCCAATTGGTTGCATCAATGATCCACTAATGCGAGCAGCAATGGCTAACTTGCGAGCTGATCACATCAGTTCGGGAGTGACATTAACCAATGGCTTAAGAAGCGCATCACAC CAGCAAGTGAAACACTTTGGGCAAGGTAGAGAAGGAACAAAGAATTCATCTGCTATGATCCCATCTCTTGCAACATCAACGGCGACCGCGGATCCACAACTTCTACAGAACATGTTTGTGCAACAACTCATGCAATTCACTACGACACCATAG
- a CDS encoding hypothetical protein (NECATOR_CHRII.G7643.T1), translating into MVMEEDIDIKLKTRFLGQVLVLYARPPLQLDSFFSLLRDACQQPSSQPITVKWIDEDGDPVSIDSQRELDEAVRILQQGGDAELNIHVFLGQPALPGLPCEGEDRNVYRRGARRWKKIYLFNGHRFQAKRLNRRIQCYICHDYIFGIGRQGYRCADCRLCVHKKCHRLVRTACGQTPTQIIPSHPNTAAFVPSSYHFGSQNGGEKTSFAGLDNGAFQEAEVDSIRPASCSVTAPQDGSAPSKWSVSLSDFRLLTVIGRGSYAKVVQAEHIKTKQIYAIKIIKKQMFNEDEDIDWVQTEKSVFEAASNYPFLVGLHSCFQTESRLFFVIEFVPGGDLMFHMQRQRKLPEDHARFYSSEIILALHFLHSRGIIYRDLKLDNVLIDAEGHVKLTDYGMCKENIGPGDVTSTFCGTPNYIAPEILRGEDYGFSVDWWALGVLMYEMMAGRSPFDIVGAAGDPDQNTEDYLFQIILEKQIRIPRSLSVKAASVLKQFLNKDPSERLGCRVDIDEALVEMKEHPFFKNSVDWEALEQRQIAPPYNPSVESDRDLQHFDTQFTDEAPTLTPDDPNIIAKIDQSEFDGFEYVNPLQMSKEDSV; encoded by the exons ATGGTCATGGAGGAAGACATCGACATCAAGTTGAAGACTCGTTTTTTAGGGCAG GTGTTGGTGCTGTATGCACGTCCTCCTCTTCAACTGGATTCATTTTTCTCGTTGCTCCGAGATGCCTGCCAGCAGCCAAGCTCACAACCTATCACTGTTAAGTGGATAGACGAAGATG GTGACCCAGTGTCAATAGACAGTCAGCGCGAGCTGGATGAAGCAGTTCGCATTCTGCAGCAGGGGGGTGACGCAGAATTGAACATCCATGTTTTTCTCGGTCAACCTGCTCTTCCCGGTTTGCCTTGCGAGGGGGAAGACA gaaatgtgTACCGCAGGGGAGCGCGACGGTGgaagaaaatatatttatttaatggaCATCGTTTCCAAGCCAAACGACTGAACAG GAGAATCCAATGCTACATATGTCACGATTACATATTTGGTATTGGTCGCCAAGGATATAGATGTGCTGATTGCCGCCTATGTGTGCACAAAAAATGTCATCGCCTTGTTAGAACTGCTTGCGGCCAG ACTCCAACTCAAATCATCCCTTCGCACCCAAATACCGCAGCTTTCGTGCCAAGTTCTTATCACTTCGGTTCTCAGAACGGTGGGGAGAAAACCTCATTCGCTGGTCTTGACAACGGTGCGTTTCAAGAGGCTGAAGTTGATTCTATACGTCCGGCGTCATGCTCTGTTACCGCG CCTCAGGACGGATCAGCTCCGAGCAAATGGTCAGTTTCTCTAAGTGATTTCCGCCTCCTCACTGTCATTGGACGTGGTTCTTATGCCAAA gttGTGCAAGCGGAGCACATCAAAACGAAGCAGATCTACGCCATTAAGataataaaaaagcaaatgttCAATGAAGATGAG GACATCGACTGGGTGCAAACTGAGAAATCTGTCTTTGAAGCCGCTTCGAATTACCCTTTTCTTGTGGGTCTGCATTCTTGTTTTCAG ACTGAATCTCGACTTTTCTTTGTTATCGAGTTTGTTCCCGGAGGAGACCTCATGTTTCATATGCAGCGTCAGAGGAAACTTCCTGAAGATCACGCAAG attttacTCAAGTGAAATCATCCTAGCATTACATTTCCTTCATTCTCGTGGGATAATCTATCGCGATCTTAAGCTGGATAATGTATTGATAGATGCCGAGGGACACGTGAAGCTGACCGATTATGGGATGTGCAAG GAAAATATTGGCCCTGGCGACGTTACTTCAACTTTCTGTGGCACTCCAAACTATATTGCTCCAGAAATTCTGCGCGGAGAAGATTATGGGTTTAGCGTTGACTGGTGGGCACTAGGCGTACTCAT GTATGAAATGATGGCAGGTCGTTCTCCTTTCGACATCGTAGGTGCAGCAGGAGATCCTGATCAAAACACAGAGGATTATCTCTTTCAG ATAATTCTCGAGAAACAAATCAGGATCCCACGTAGCTTGTCGGTCAAAGCTGCATCCGttctgaaacagttcctcAATAAg GATCCGTCAGAACGTCTTGGTTGTCGGGTAGATATCGATGAGGCCTTAGTCGAAATGAAggaacatcctttcttcaagaaCTCTGTTGACTGGGAAGCG tTGGAACAAAGGCAGATCGCTCCTCCGTACAATCCTTCGGTGGAAAGTGACCGCGACTTGCAGCATTTTGACACGCAGTTCACCGATGAAGCACCCACTCTGACACCGGACGATCCAAACATCATTGCCAAGATTGACCAAAGCGAGTTTGATGGCTTTGAATATGTAAATCCCTTGCAAATGAGTAAGGAGGACTCTGTTTAA